The Platichthys flesus chromosome 8, fPlaFle2.1, whole genome shotgun sequence genome has a window encoding:
- the cfap100 gene encoding cilia- and flagella-associated protein 100, translated as MSHSSLQEGTNTPLKDGLEILCISGNLKPVLQQLPEETSEMASPQAKGPEVSLCDVVSESESAAKPHKQDMRRRRETRPSPFKVPDDNSIFLLSANEKEEQKEEMRKFLALPIDKKTTHAARMMAKIKKELVGELEEEEEDEREKMKNLKQIKAKPTLPKQTPGRHELKIAMMKRENISKDSKHDLIFMERQKAVLELSLMTKRNEILKMDKATAKEERQLKQLERIIERDNLSFEEFLRENEKKSVEARTFFEREAKSKQEKNTEIKKLTAEVGTIKSELAKFDEILVDYKRYKELLFKLSPAEWQEAQRAKAVKTRVLSDEDSGDKPELEESATRNGLEGNVSSREPPSFRETRLSSAHNDSLNANSDQDGDGSEFEDEPELYFSDPQQLLDLVTELTEQNLSLIQNSTRVEKMVEVLRQSMDTAREKIEKDEEQLTLQISDINQRIHKEKARGNRLKQKVQLHVSLNTEDQDVMLDALGEKVAEVHRSCVDDRMTNLSTLEKLATIENHLSVLLQSLESIPEESLDMMKKIKDSERRTREREEKLIEQREKQKERMRRYMERSLADSKKISGRKLMPRCLPVTQKVKVSNVDNIPAEDELHAYLFTAED; from the exons ATGTCTCATTCATCTCTCCAGGAAGGAACAAACACCCCTTTAAAAGATGGATTAGAGATACTGTGTATTTCCGGAAACTTGAAACCAG TACTGCAGCAGCTTCCAGAGGAAACCTCAGAGATGGCCTCACCACAAGCCA AGGGGCCAGAGGTTTCTCTATGTGATGTTGTGTCAGAGAGTGAAAGTGCTGCCAAACCACACAAACAAG atatgaggaggaggagggagacacgACCGAGCCCATTCAAAGTGCCAGATGATAACAGCATTTTTCTACTGAgtgcaaatgaaaaggaggaACAGAAAGAG GAGATGCGTAAATTCCTGGCTCTGCCGATTGATAAGAAGACGACCCACGCTGCGCGAATGATGGCCAAGATTAAGAAAGAGCTGGTGGGagaactggaggaggaggaggaggatgagagggagaagatgaagaatctaaaacaaataaaggcTAAACCAACTCTCCCTAAGCAAACACCAGGCAGACATGAGCTGAAGATTGCCATGATGAAACGAG AAAACATATCGAAAGACAGTAAACATGACTTGATCTTCATGGAACGACAGAAAGCAGTGTTGGAG TTATCTCTGATGACGAAGAGGAATGAGATTTTGAAGATGGACAAAGCCACCGCGAAGGAGGAGAGGCAGCTGAAACAGCTCGAAAGGATCATAGAGAGAGACAACCTCAGCTTCGAAGAGTTCCTCCGGGAGAACGAGAAGAAGTCTGTGGAGGCCAGAACCTT TTTTGAACGAGAGGCCAAGTCCAAACAGGAGAAGAACACTGAGATCAAGAAACTGACCGCTGAAGTGGGGACCATAAAAAG TGAACTCGCCAAGTTTGATGAAATCCTGGTGGACTACAAGAGGTACAAGGAGCTGCTGTTCAAACTGTCTCCTGCAGAGTGGCAGGAGGCCCAGAGAGCGAAGGCTGTGAAAACTAGAGTCCTGTCTGACGAAGACTCCGGGGACAAACCGGAGCTGGAGGAGTCTGCAACTAGGAACG GTTTGGAGGGCAACGTGTCAAGTAGAGAGCCGCCGTCCTTCAGAGAGACGAGGTTGTCGTCAGCCCACAACGACTCACT AAACGCAAATTCTGATCAGGATGGTGACGGCTCAGAGTTTGAG GATGAGCCAGAGCTCTACTTCTCTGACCCCCAACAGCTCTTAGATCTGGTGACCGAGCTGACGGAGCAGAACCTTTCTCTGATCCAGAACTCGACAAGGGTGGAGAAGATGGTAGAGGTGCTCCGACAGTCCATGGACACAGCCAGGGAGAAGAT TGAAAAGGATGAAGAGCAGCTAACGCTACAGATAAGTGACATCAACCAGAGAATCCACAAAGAGAAGGCGAGAGGCAACAGGCTCAAACAGAAGGTTCAGCTTCATGTCTCGTTGAACACTGAGGACCAA GATGTGATGCTGGATGCTCTTGGCGAGAAGGTGGCGGAAGTGCACCGCAGCTGTGTGGACGACAGGATGACCAACCTCAGCACCTTGGAGAAGCTGGCCACTATTGAGAACCACCTGTCTGTACTGCTGCAGAGTCTCGAGAGCATCCCTGAAGAAAGCTTGGATATGATGAAGAAGATAAAGGACAGCGAGAGGAGGACCAG GGAGCGTGAAGAAAAGCTTatagagcagagagagaagcagaaagaaAGGATGAGGAGGTATATGGAGCGATCCCTGGCTGACTCTAAGAAAATA AGTGGGAGAAAGCTCATGCCTAGATGTTTGCCTGTCACCCAGAAAGTCAAAGTCAGCAACGTGGACAACATCCCCGCTGAGGATGAGCTCCATGCCTACCTCTTCACTGCTGAGGACTGA
- the ap1ar gene encoding AP-1 complex-associated regulatory protein — MGNCWAYCAGLFRREASRIQRGGGSKYFRSSTTGEHYTIEFENLVESDEGEGESPQPCPRPISEDEIKHLKEHRYAAISDRQLQIDKKIQAELEAQEEKLRLEEEARNAAQRETARLARERKMKELSAQRTRGKAGGPGTEAQRKQNCGEEFDVYLQNVRAQSDAFRSNRLPSDTNVVTPNTECSWDFTTKTRSTNDDGTSLDLEWEDEEGINRALPAWERSRTEEDILRAALRPGAKQMTSGPTSTSEDSNALEWENDFVSTQQEDSANTEFEGFVNPVLDTPSEDASDNQDR; from the exons ATGGGTAACTGCTGGGCTTACTGTGCGGGTCTCTTCAGGAGAGAGGCCAGCAGGATCCAGAGAGGAGGCGG ATCCAAATATTTCCGAAGCAGCACCACAGGGGAACATTATACAATAGAG TTTGAAAATCTGGTAGAAAGTGATGAG ggggagggagagagtccACAGCCCTGCCCGAG gccGATCAGTGAAGATGAGATCAAGCACCTCAAAGAGCATCGCTATGCTGCCATCTCAGACAGGCAGCTTCAGATAGACAAGAAGATCCAAGCAGAG TTAGAGGCACAAGAGGAGAAGTTAAGGCTAGAAGAGGAGGCTAGAAATGCCGCCCAGCGTGAGACCGCCAGGTTGGCACGTGAGCGAAAAATGAAGGAG CTGTCTGCCCAGAGGACACGAGGGAAAGCAGGAGGCCCTGGCACTGAAGCCCAAAGAAA ACAAAACTGTGGGGAGGAATTCGATGTCTACCTCCAGAATGTAAGAGCCCAGTCTGATGCTTTCAGGAGCAACA GACTTCCCTCGGACACCAATGTGGTGACTCCCAACACAGAGTGCAGCTGGGATTTCACCACCAAGACTCGCTCCACTAACGATGATGGGACCTCACTGGATCTAGagtgggaggatgaggaag GAATCAATCGGGCACTTCCAGCCTGGGAAAGGTCTCGGACGGAGGAGGACATCCTGCGTGCAGCCCTGAGGCCCGGCGCCAAGCAGATGACCAGCGGCCCGACTTCGACCTCTGAGGACTCCAACGCACTGGAGTGGGAGAATGATTTTGTGAGTACTCAACAAGAGGACAGTGCAAACACTGAATTTGAAGGGTTTGTCAATCCTGTCCTAGACACTCCCTCTGAGGATGCCTCGGACAACCAGGACAGATAG